Below is a genomic region from Neomonachus schauinslandi chromosome 2, ASM220157v2, whole genome shotgun sequence.
AGGACACGGAGTCACTGAATTTAGAGAGAAGGGGGCAGTACGCAGCTGGGGACGGGGGCACTTCTGGAGAGGGGCAGTGATGTTCGTGCCCACCCACACAGACTTAACTGAGGGGGTTTTGTGCATTTCCACCTCACAGTTTTCGCCCAAGGCGTGGACTCAGCTAGCCTTGGCAGTGCTCATGTGGGCTCATCACGGGTCAGAGGACAGAAGCAGACAGAAGGGTGTCGATGGGAGTGGGGATGGTTGGTCACTGGTCCTGGCTCAGGATGGCAGGCACAGgggagcctgggctggggggcCCCTTGCGGAGGAAGCATGCAGGGATGATGGGGACGCTGGCCAGGCAGGGGCACCCCAAGGGGCTGAGCGCCCCAGGCTGAGATTGCCCCCCATGCCTGTGACGTGGGGTCGCTCTGCGCCCAGGAGCCACTGAAGGGCCGGGGCTCACCGCAGTGCCAGCCGAGCTTGAGCTGTAATTACATGTCTCTGTCCTGTGGGTTGAGCCACAGAGGGCGTCCGGGGAGGTGTTTGTTGTTGCCTGTGAATCAGGAGCTCACGAGAAAAGTGGCGGCTGGTGCAGCAGAGAAATTAGGACCTTGGTGCTCCACACGCGGCCTCCAGCAGCTCTGGGCCAGGGGttaccccccagcccctgcacgCCAGAGCCTCAGCAGACACCTCGCCCGGGGCTGCCCCTCAGCCCACCTGTTCACGCATTCAAACCGTCCCTTCCACCACCTTCTGTCGGACGCGAGCCCCAGAGAAGACATGCCCAGCCCCTCCCGGACTCACACGGACACGTGCACGCAGCCGCACACACAGATGGGCAGATGCACGCCCATGTGATCACACTTCCCTGCTAGCACggacctcctccctcccctgacaCACACCAGGCCAGGCTCCCCTCCATGGATAGAAGCTTCCAGAACTGGCTGGGGCtagggctgggagggcaggagcaGAGACGGAGGGAGACCCGAGCCCCGGGCCGGGACCCTCGCTGGGCAGCAGCGGCCAGCAGGGGGACCTGGCCTGACTCACCACCCTTCTGTCGCCAGGGGCCACAAAAGACATGGGGAAGATGCTCGGCGGTGACGAGGAGAAGGACCCCGATGCAgccaagaaggaggaggagcgCCAGGAGGCCCTGCGGCAAGAAGAGGAGGAGCGCAAAGCCAAGTACGCCAAAATGGAGGCCGAGCGTGAGGCCATGCGTCAGGGCATCCGAGACAAGGTGGGCACGGGGCGTGGGGACAGCTGGGCTCTGGCCAGGGCACCCCTACCTCACACAGCCTGGACTGggctcttcctgcctctccttcGCCTGGCTGCCCGGAGCAGACCTTCGGATGGTACACTCCGAAGCCCCGGGAGGTGGTCCGATGGGAGGTGGTCCGATGGAGGGGAGCAGGACAGGAGAGGTCCGCACACCCCCGGGAGTCCACGTCTGCTGCACAGGCTTGCCAGCATTAGGGCTCACCCTGTGGGACACCAAGTCTTTCCTGCTCTCCACAGTGGGCCGGGGTCCCATCCTCATGATCGGGTCTCCCAGGCTCTCTGGACCAGATGGTGGTTTCTGCAGGAGAAGCTCTCCCGCCCTGCTCCTCCTGGAGCTGTCCCTCCGGGCTGCCCAGGGGCAACCGGCTCTCAGGCAGACCCTGAGTGGGGTGAGTCATCATGGGCAGGGGACTGCACCCGAGCAGCCCTGGAGGGTCCTCATAGCTTCTGAGGTTCACAACAGGGTGATGGGGGAAAAAGGCCTGCAGACTGAGGTCTGGCTTGGGGGGTGGGCTTCGAGTTGGCAGCCACAGCCCTCCTGGGAATCATCTGGGCTCCCTTCCCCAGTGAGTGGGACGGTGAAAGCATTGTGCCggtcacagatggggaaaccgaggcccagattGGGAGGGGTAAGGGAGGCTGAGCTGGCTGCGAGGCTCACAGAGCACTGTGCCAGAGCCGCAGGGGGTCCAAGCCCCCGGGGGTGTGTCCATGGCCCATCCTCCGTGGACCATCCAGCAGCCAGGTTggaagggtgggagagagggcaggTGTTGGGGGAGCTGCTCCAGCTCCATCCAGGGTGGGCCAGGCTGGGTGCCAGGTGAGGAGATGGGCCTTCCCCTGGGGACCTGGGAGTTTCGTGAGCCCTCAGCATCCCCCAAACCATATGGCCTCCCAAGGTCTTCAAGGCCACCCTGGCCCCAAGCCAGGCTGGGCCTCCTCCACCAAGGGTGCCTGTGGCCTGGCGGTCACTGGGCCCGGGTGCCTGGGTAGGAGACTCAGGAAGGGGGGAGTGTTGCCTTGCTTGGTTCCTTCCTGCCCCTAACCCCGATGACCCTGGCTCTGGGTTCTGAGAGAGGTGTTCCCAGACCCTGTGGATAAAACCTGCTGGTAGGGGGCTGGGTCCCCTCAGGAGATCTCCGTGGTCCCCGGCCCTGGACTCTGAGATGCCCAGGCTGCGGGGTGGCAGAGCCTAGACCGCAGGATCTTCCCACCTGCTGAGTTCTGCCTCAGTGTACCCAGGGAGGGGCCAGCTCCACCCAGCCTGAGGGCCAGGCCTCCCAAGGTGGGACGGCCCAGTGGGGTGCCTGCACATCTCTGAGCCCACGTGGGGCCCCCAAATTGATAGGGGTGTGGGGACCGCAAACCTCAACATCCCACCACTGGTCACTGGACACCTTTTCTGGGGACCTTCACAAAGCTCCTGATTTTGCTGTGAGAGCCACTCACGAGCACCTCCTGCCCTTTTCTGCCCCAGCACTGGCCCCTTCTGGGTCAGGCAGCTTAGGCTGTCGGTGGGGGTATCACTGTAGGGATCAGGAAATGGGGGATGAGGCAGAAGGGGGAGAatcaagagacagagacagacagatgcCCAGGCAGAATGTCTTCTAAGAGGGGAGGAATCGGGTGATGGTGGCCATGGCTTGGGGGAGCTGAGggtgggacagagacagagagattgggGGAGGctagggggtgagggagagggctGGAGCAGCTGTGTTCTGaagcctgtctgtctctctgtatgtctctctgtgtctgctgCCCACGGCTTTGCCCCACGTGTGCACCCCAGTGGCGGATCCTGGGAGGGCCTGGCCTTGAGCCTCACAAACGGGTCACAGTGTTTGGATAGGCCTTGGGGCCCCTGGGGGTGTGGAGTGGGGGTGGCCTCCCCAGTCTCCCCCATCAGGAGGCAGGTGCCAAGTGAGCCCCCTCCCCTGAGCCTGGGCCTGGCCCTCGGAGACTCACGTGCGTTCGTGTGAGTTCATGGGCTCAACAGACTCCACTCGTTTCGCCTTTAATATGGAAGccctttctgtccctcctctcttcAAACCGTCCGCTGGCTCCCATTTCATCCGGAGCCCCAGCCCAGGCTTGCGGTGACTTAAACCCACTGTGCACTGGGCCTCCTTGGGGTCCACGTTCCCAGTGCCCCTGGGCTTTGGCGTGGTTGCTTCTCTCTGAATCTCTCCCtgaggcccctccctcccctccccaccctccacacaACCCTCCCCGTCTCCTGCTTTAGTTGGCTCCCCAAGCCTTCTTTTATCCAACACACTCCTGTTTTTTACTTGTTTGCTGTTCATTGTCCACCCGCACGTGGAGGGTGGGGGCTTTGGCTGTTTTGTGCCTGGCTCTGTTCCTGTTGACTGAAACGGAACCTGGCCCTGTGGATGCTAAGCCAGTGAATGAGTGAGGGAGTGGGTGCTCCAATGAGCATGAGCTCCACAACAGAGTGATGGGGATCTGGGGAACAGTCCCGGCATGAGGCCTGGTGGAAGTGGGGGGTGCCCCCTCCCCGGGTACACTGCTCCTAATGCCTCATGGATGAGGACCCTCACCAAGCTCCCCCGAGTGATGGATCTGTCCTCAAGACCCCCAGCGCTGGGGTGGCTCTGTGGAGGGCTGTACCCCATGGCAGAGCCTCAgggccccctctctccccacGTGAGCACCCCTACCTGGAATCCCCTGGGTGTGCTGGGGGCCTTCACCTTCTCTGCCAGCCCTGGAGGCTGGGCCTCACCCCTGCCAGTTGGAGGAACCCTTCCTGCGCACATCTGGGTTCTGTTCTCGTGGGCCCAGTGGGCACGGGGGCATCTACTGAACCCAGTCACACGGGCAGGGGTCAGAGCACCTCAGGCTGGGCTGTGGTTCCCTTACCTGCTCAGCCTGATTGTTTTCTCAGCTACTGTGGGATTAGGTAGGACGAGTGGGCCAGGACCTGTCCCCAGAGGGTCCAGCTGCAGAGAAGGTGTGGGTGTGTTAGGGACACCTGCTGTGGTCCACCTAGACACCACAAAACTGAGTCTGCCAGGCAGGGGCCTTTCCTGTGTGGCTGCAGAGCTAAATGAGACAGTGGTCACCTGGCCAGGCATTGGGTAGGGGGTGGTGCCAGTGCTGGGCAGACGGGGACAATGGTGAGTCCCTCCATTCATGGGTCAGAGGCAGCTCAGGAGGGGGTCTGGCATGTTTTGGATGCTGGAGCCACAGGAGGCCCAGGTCTTCCCAGTGCCACCACTCCAACCTCCAGAATGTGGCCCACCCCCCCTATGAGCCCCAGGGCCCCCTGGAAATGGAGGCAGCTCAGACCAGGAGTGGAGGCTGTGCACTGATAGGGTGGGCCGGAGCTGACCCCCTTGCCAGCAGCCATCCTGAGTGGTGAAGGCAGGGCATCTGCTTGGGTGGGGGCAGCATCTGGTCCCCGCTGCACCTGGAGCACCACTGAGTGACCCAGCTCCCAGGTCCTGCCCCTAAGAGGTCTGCCTGACACTCATGTCCACCGGGTTCTCTGCAGAGCCCTCTTCCACCTGTCCACGTAACCCTTCCCACTTTCCTCTGTTCCCCACAGGTGGGAATCCTGCTCTTCAGGTGTGGCTCCCCCAGATTATCCTCGCTGGCCCCCAGGCACCAGACCCAGCTTCCTCCAGTCCTGCCCTGGTGCCACATACCCGTAGGCCTCATGGGGGCTGGTCAGAAAAGGAGGTGCTGAGCTGCCCAGTAGAGGGCTCCATCAGATGGGTGGGAGGGCCATGAGATGGAGGGCATAGGGGCCAGGGTCACGTGTCCTCTGGGGCACCCAGGTCCCTTGGCGACCTCATCCAAGGAAAGCAGAAGCAGGCTTGTAGGATGTCTCACCTTGGGGGTCGGTGGGCAGagcctccctttccccaccccatcaTGGCGCACCTGTGAGATTGACCCACTTGTGCTTATTTGCATATACATTTCCTGATTTGCATACTCACCTTCTGGTTTGCATGCCCACCACCAGGTTTGAGATCCTCAGCTTTGAGCCACAACCACCCTCCTCCCAGCACCCTACTGGTGGATCCAAGCCCACCCAGTCCCCCACATCCCCTTGATCATTCAAGGTTCAGCCTGAGGTTTGTGCTGATAGTAAAAGTGTGCATGTGATTGccgattatttgttgttttgggATATTACAGATCCTCACTGTTAATTAGCACCAGGTTCCTCCCAGCCGCGGGGTGTGGGGCGGGACCCTGCCATCTTCGTGGTCAATGTGGAGGCTGGGCACCTCCAGTGGGTGCCTGGACCGGCTGTGGCTGGACATTTGTCTCCGGAGCTTGGGAGCCTCAAATCAGCTCTTAGCCAGATCACAGTGGAGCCAAGCTCTGGTGTGGACCCCAGCTCTGGAGTCCCTCCCCTAACAGAGTAATTGTGACCTTCAGCTGGAGCCCAGTGGCCGCAGCCTTGGCAGGACTTTGAGTCTCACTGGagtgagctgggggctggggtctcCTTTCTGGACGCCAGAGGGGACAGCCCCAACACTGCAGACCGTGGTTGCTCAGAGCTTGCCTCTCTGGTCGGGGAGATCACTCTGCTCAACTGTACACAACGTGCTCTCGCCATAACATGAGTGTTCCCTGAGCACAGGCACTTCCGCGGTGAGTGTGAGTGCAGGCTTTAGGCAGCTCAGCCTCCCGGGTCCAGCGCACAGACCGGCACCCCGGCGCTTGAATGTTCCTGCCGCATGCACAGACGTCTGTGGCTGGAGGAGTCTGCTGGAGTCTGTGCCCTGGGCTGGAGGGAGGCTCCCTCTGGTCTGACCTAGTTTCTGGCAGTGCCTCTCTCCCCCGCCCACGTTCCGCCCCACAGGGCTCCAAGCCACatgtccctccttccccttccaagCCTAAGCGCCACTCCCTCTGCCGTGAGTTTGTCCCTGAGTAGTGACCCAGGAGCAGGACCCATGCTGCTTGTGCAAGGGGCGCCCAGTGTCCGTCCAGCTTGTCCCACTCTGTGCCTTGGCTGACCTGACGGGCCCTCTGGTCCATGTGCCTGCTGCCCAGGATGTTCCCTGGGTGCCCCCATCGGCCCCTCACTGAGACCCTCCCAGCACAAGGGACCGTGGGCTGCTCAGGGCTCCCGCTGAAGAAGACGGATGAACACCTCATTCCTCTCTCAGTGTCTGGCAAGTGGCAAGGAAGCCCAGGCTGTGCTCTGGTCACAGGTGGGCAGAGAGCATGGCTTCTTCATCTCTGACCTCTGCTGAAGGTGGCCATTGACTCCCCCATGCCTGAAGCCACCTGCAGCCTCAAGGAGCAGAGAGGTGCAGAGGTTTCCGTCAGCATCGTcagcaggctgggggtgggacaCAGCCAGCTCCCCCGAAATCTGGAAGGAGATGGAAGGTCCTTCTTGGAGAGTGGGGCATTCTCCCGCTCCCACCAGCACCAGAAGCAGAATCCACTTTCGTTGGGAGGGGTTGGCAAGGAGAGATGAGTGAGCATTGGGGTCAGTCCTCCCCCTGGGCAGAAACACCTCCTCCCTGAGGCCAGTGATCCTGTGCTTCTGTGTCCCCAGTAGAAATCTGGAGTCTGTGGATAATCGCTGACACCGACACGCTGTCCCCAGTTGTCCCTGTTTACCCTTATTAATGCTTCTGCCCCTGTGCATTCCCTTATGTGTGATCCAGAACCTCAGGCCTGGCCAAGGGGTGCCCCTCTTTCCAGCCTCAGTGGGTCCCGAGCTTGGCCCATCAGAGACCACCAGCCCCTGAAACCCATGAGTCCAGTGTGACCCCGCCCAGTTCCCAccagccctgaggcaggaggccTCCTGGTGACCACAGGCTCATCCTCCTCCATCCTGCAGGGCTAGGATGGTTcagtgctggttcctgcagggcCAGTGGtaggcctggggggagggggcatgtgTTCGTCtcttagaaatttattctctcagttctggaggccagaagtccacaATCAGGATGTGGGCGGGGCTGCCCTCCTTCTGAAACCTGCAGGGGAGAACGCTTCCTTGTCTCCTGTGTGGCCCCTGGCAGTCCTCCGTGTCCTTGGCTTGTAGCCAGCCTTTCTCCACTTTCCTGTGGCTTTGTCTGTCCTTGTCTTTCTTCTACAAGGAAACTATCACTGGATTTAGGGACCAGGATGATCTCCTTACCTTaataacatctgcaaagaccctgtttccaaataagccTGCATTCTAAGGTTCCAGgtgacatgaattttggggggacactatTCTACCCAGTACAGAGGGGAAACCGGAAATGGGGGGCTCAGGGGTGCCCGGGAGTGTTGGCTGAGGGCACGCCTAGGTGGGGCTCCAGAACATCCACCTAGAACTGCCACTGGGCACCCTCCCCTCGCTGTCCAGGTAGGGGCGGGGGTCCTGGCGGCATCTAGGGAGAGTTGTCCAAGCCTGAGGTGTGATCACACCTCACCCGACCAGGGATCTGGGCTGCGTGGGCCCGCCAGCCACGGACAAATGGGTTCTTCACAACGGCCAGCAGAcatcctgcctgcccctcctagCCCACAGCCAGGCCCGCTGAGCACAGCGCCTGCTCCCTGGGAAGGCGAGGCAGGatggcaggggggaggggcggggaggggcggggtggggcgggggcgcaGCTTTGGCGCTGGTGGGGATTGaccttcccccttccctgtgcTCCCCACTCAACACAGCCCCCCAAGCCCCGGCTTCCGCTGTCGCCCCTGCACACTCCGTGGGGTCCCCCACACCCTTCCAGGCACCCTCCTGTGTGGGGACTTTGTCTTCTGGGGTCTTGGCGGCAGTCGGTGGGCCCAGGGGCTCCCCCACTCCCTCACAGCCACGGGCACCACCTCTCGAGGCCTCTTGGCCCATCCTGCAGGCGCAGGAAGGGTCCAGGTGTGGCGCCCggagccaggcctgggctgggaaATCCGCTTGcggtctgaccctcccccctcccccccagtacGGCATCAAGAAGAAGGAGGAACGCGAGGCCGAGGCCCAGG
It encodes:
- the CPLX1 gene encoding complexin-1, producing MEFVMKQALGGATKDMGKMLGGDEEKDPDAAKKEEERQEALRQEEEERKAKYAKMEAEREAMRQGIRDKYGIKKKEEREAEAQAAMEANSEGSLTRPKKAIPPGCGDEPEEEDESILDTVIKYLPGPLQDMFKK